In Cryptomeria japonica chromosome 10, Sugi_1.0, whole genome shotgun sequence, a genomic segment contains:
- the LOC131039343 gene encoding ubiquitin-conjugating enzyme E2 22: protein MAENENLPPKVMKELAREIKSLDETPPAGIKVIVNDDSFSIIFAEIEGPAGTPYENGVFRMKLVLTTDFPQSPPKGYFVTKIFHPNIANNGEICVNALKKDWNPSLGLRHVLVVIRCLLIEPFPESALNEQAGKMLMEDYEAYARHARLYTNLHALKPKMKSKAAISESTALNEGSTNNIVSAPGPLLPCSTNKENNSQDPSMNVATTEAVGVGASAVQKKKELAASMKVSVDKKKLDARKKSLKRL from the exons ATG GCTGAAAATGAGAACCTTCCTCCCAAAGTAATGAAGGAACTTGCGAGGGAGATAAAGAGTCTTGATGAAACACCACCAGCAGGCATTAAAGTAATCGTTAATGATGACAGTTTCTCAATCATATTCGCAGAAATAGAAGGACCAG CTGGCACCCCATATGAAAATGGTGTTTTCCGCATGAAACTTGTCTTAACTACCGATTTTCCACAATCTCCACCAAAGG GTTATTTTGTGACAAAAATATTTCATCCTAATATTGCAAATAATGGAGAAATCTGTGTCAATGCTCTGAAGAAGGATTGGAATCCAAGCCTTGGATTGCGACATGTTCTTGTG GTTATCAGGTGCTTACTCATAGAACCTTTCCCAGAGTCTGCATTAAATGAGCAGGCTGGGAAGATGCTTATGGAAGACTACGAAGCCTATGCAAGACATGCCAG ACTATATACAAACCTTCATGCTTTGAAGCCCAAGATGAAAAGTAAGGCAGCTATTTCAGAGTCTACTGCTCTAAATGAAGGGTCAACAAATAACATTGTTTCTGCTCCCGGTCCCCTCCTACCATGTAgtacaaataaagaaaataatagtcaAGATCCAAGCATGAATGTCGCTACAACAGAAGCTGTGGGAGTTGGGGCATCAGCAGTTCAGAAGAAAAAAGAACTGGCGGCATCTATGAAAGTGTCTGTGGACAAGAAAAAGTTGGATGCAAGAAAGAAAAGTTTGAAGAGATTGTAA